From a region of the Candidatus Thorarchaeota archaeon genome:
- a CDS encoding glucosylceramidase has protein sequence MVLKMIPSLFRLWKIMRLAGKGTEPPLGFDALHSVNDGCNQGVPIGGLGSGSIGRTLRGDFARWHLRIGRHEYCPSLPNQFHIRIERDGERYVQTLNPRQRSKGRLSAWQWAMDTTRAKYSALFPRAWTEYDFSDKGLRMVCRQMSPVWGHNYVESSYPVGVFVWTLTNVGSTELSASIMLTWENAISPTREPMDGDSVKVHTKTEERVILELGHDRTGVDGPVTFGLAVQGGEGIVLSACSRFDTDGTGEDIWEDFRLRGDLDDRPPFTASGRSGAALCARLTLRPRESREVVFIVSWDIPLMRFGSGRQWYRRYTRFFDASGENAGRIAECALENWRQWEERIVEWQRPVLSSDSPDWLKSALFNEMYYLVDGGTAWETGNDETGIAREGFGHFGYLECFDYAFYNTYDVHFYTWALVMNFPEIDNSIQRDFADAVMTEDNTMRMMIFERGKAPRKPLGVIPHDLGAPSEDPWYKTNAYRAQDVGRWKDLNTKFVLQVLRNFRLSRDRAFLEYCWPAVKKAMEYIDSFDTDGDGLVENEGFPDQTYDVWTMTGPSAYCAGLYLAACSAMVAMAKEMGEYEVAAKYADVLSRGKTAYVQRLWNGRYFNLDAGTGGHSDSVMADQLAGQWYALATGLEPIVDIEKTRISLETIFSLNVMGFRNGLMGAMNGMRPDGSIDKSCMQSAEVWTGTTYALAALMVHVGMLEQALKTAEGVSLVTYRDRGYWFRTPEAWTEDGDFRATMYMRPLAVWALEHALRQVQAGTE, from the coding sequence ATGGTCCTGAAGATGATTCCGTCTCTCTTCAGGCTGTGGAAGATCATGAGGCTTGCCGGCAAAGGGACTGAGCCGCCTCTTGGTTTTGACGCGCTGCACTCGGTGAACGACGGGTGTAACCAAGGCGTGCCGATTGGCGGGCTCGGATCTGGCAGCATCGGTAGGACACTCAGAGGGGACTTTGCAAGATGGCACCTGCGCATCGGCAGACATGAGTACTGTCCGTCACTACCTAATCAGTTCCACATCAGAATCGAGCGTGATGGAGAGAGATATGTTCAGACACTCAACCCTCGACAGAGGAGCAAGGGCAGACTGTCTGCGTGGCAATGGGCCATGGACACGACTCGCGCCAAGTATAGTGCGCTGTTCCCGAGAGCATGGACCGAGTACGACTTCTCGGACAAGGGACTACGGATGGTGTGCAGACAGATGTCCCCCGTGTGGGGTCACAACTATGTTGAGAGCTCCTATCCGGTCGGTGTGTTTGTCTGGACGCTGACCAACGTGGGCTCCACCGAACTCTCAGCCTCCATAATGCTGACGTGGGAGAATGCCATCTCGCCCACCCGCGAGCCGATGGATGGAGACTCCGTCAAGGTGCATACGAAGACCGAAGAGCGAGTCATTCTGGAACTCGGTCACGACAGAACAGGTGTCGATGGCCCCGTGACATTCGGGCTGGCAGTCCAAGGAGGCGAGGGCATAGTGCTGTCAGCATGCTCTCGCTTTGACACAGACGGGACGGGTGAAGACATATGGGAGGACTTCAGACTTCGCGGCGACCTCGACGATAGGCCGCCGTTCACTGCCTCCGGAAGGAGTGGAGCCGCGCTGTGCGCCAGACTGACGCTTCGCCCACGAGAGAGCAGAGAGGTCGTCTTCATTGTCAGCTGGGACATACCGCTCATGCGGTTCGGCAGTGGAAGGCAGTGGTACCGCCGCTATACGAGATTCTTTGACGCCAGCGGAGAGAACGCCGGCCGGATTGCGGAGTGCGCTCTTGAGAACTGGAGGCAGTGGGAAGAGCGGATTGTCGAGTGGCAGAGACCTGTGCTCAGCTCTGACAGTCCGGACTGGCTCAAGTCTGCCCTGTTCAATGAGATGTACTATCTTGTTGACGGAGGCACCGCATGGGAGACCGGCAACGATGAGACCGGCATTGCGAGAGAGGGCTTCGGGCACTTTGGTTATCTGGAGTGTTTTGACTACGCCTTCTACAACACCTACGATGTTCACTTCTACACATGGGCACTGGTGATGAACTTCCCCGAGATTGACAACTCAATCCAGAGGGACTTCGCTGATGCGGTGATGACCGAGGACAACACCATGAGAATGATGATCTTCGAGCGAGGAAAGGCGCCCAGGAAACCACTCGGCGTCATCCCGCACGACCTGGGCGCACCCAGTGAGGACCCGTGGTACAAGACGAATGCCTATCGTGCACAGGATGTCGGTCGCTGGAAGGACCTCAACACCAAGTTTGTGCTTCAGGTCCTGAGGAACTTCAGGCTCTCGCGCGATAGGGCGTTTCTAGAGTACTGCTGGCCTGCAGTCAAGAAAGCAATGGAATACATCGACTCATTCGACACGGATGGGGACGGGCTGGTGGAGAACGAGGGGTTTCCTGACCAGACCTATGATGTCTGGACCATGACGGGCCCGAGTGCGTACTGTGCCGGACTCTACCTCGCAGCATGCAGCGCGATGGTCGCCATGGCGAAGGAGATGGGAGAATATGAAGTGGCTGCCAAGTACGCGGATGTCCTCAGCAGGGGCAAGACAGCGTATGTCCAAAGACTCTGGAACGGGCGCTATTTCAATCTTGACGCAGGAACCGGGGGACACAGCGACAGTGTCATGGCAGACCAGCTGGCAGGACAGTGGTACGCGCTGGCCACGGGGCTGGAACCCATCGTGGACATTGAGAAGACACGGATCAGTCTCGAGACCATCTTCTCACTCAATGTGATGGGCTTCCGAAACGGCCTCATGGGCGCGATGAATGGAATGCGTCCTGACGGCAGCATTGACAAGTCGTGTATGCAGTCAGCAGAGGTCTGGACAGGCACAACATATGCTCTAGCCGCACTCATGGTACATGTCGGCATGCTCGAACAGGCGCTCAAGACCGCCGAGGGCGTGAGTCTCGTCACATACAGGGACAGGGGATACTGGTTCAGGACACCAGAGGCATGGACTGAGGATGGGGACTTCAGAGCCACAATGTACATGCGCCCGCTGGCAGTGTGGGCGCTCGAACACGCCCTAAGACAAGTCCAAGCAGGGACTGAGTAG